CAATTACAGTACCATTGCAGGCAAATTTCTTCTTAAATGCCTTCACTAGTTTCTTTTTATCGTAATCATCAGCGATCCCTTGGACAGTAGTAAGggtcttccttccatttctctgttgAACTCTTATATGGATATAATCCTCAGTGCCAGCGGGAAGCAGATCATCACCCTTACTTGCATCAGCAAAGGGGTCGAAAGAGTGGAGGTTCTGGATAGCGGACATAAAATACAATTCCTTTTCCTCTGTGGAAAAGGCCTGCAGAAGGCGACAGTGGGAGAAGGCAGTCAGGGGGGACAGGGCAGCATAGGGAAGTGAGGGGGCTCAAGGGGGAGGCTTCTGAGTCCTCGGCGGCCGCTTAGTGACTGGGGCCAATGTGTCCTTCTTTCCATGACTAACTGTGAAAAGtctctttttcatgtgtttggaTTGTTTTCTGGATGGGTTGCACTGATATGGCTGTTATCTTGGTATGTCCATGGGACAAAGTGAGCTTAGGATCCTTCCTACTTTACCATCTTCCCCCACAAAACATGGGGACTTTAAGAGAAACAAAGCTATTTCAGGAAAAGATATTGGGAAATTAATCATGCTTTCTTATCACattcttctttattctccattAAAAGTCATCATATTGAACTGAGTGATGCATGCTGTAGTCCTAGAAGCCCAGTTCTGGTGTTCTCATTGCCTTTACTCTCTACTAACATAGGATAAAATACAATGGAGCACTTGCCTTAGTTCTTATTAGTGCTAGGATTGTAGCCAGAGGTATTCAGATACTCCCTGCTGTTGAAGAGGTCATCCTAAAAACAACTTGGAGAGAAAGACCATGCCTTACAGCTTTATCAGTCATATCCTTTATCAGTCATATCAGTCATATCCTTTATCAGTCATCTTTATCAGTCAGAACCTAGAATAGGGCAACAAAGAGAGAATAGAGGCTGTTCCTAAACTCTTTTAGGTGGATTTATTCTAGCTGAATCTAAAGATTCAGTGTTGTATTGAGCTCACACTTTTGTCTATGCTCAGATACCAATTAAACTGCTTTATCCCTTCACTCTTACACCATGCCCTTCTCCCCAAAGCCTATGGTGCTCTGTCATTTTTTGAAGGTGCTTGCAGTTCTATCATCATAGAGTTACAGACAGGCTGGTGCTCTAGTGAAGCCAAGGGGAGCCATATTGCAATTGCCCTACTGCAACTGGGCTCAGCAATACTGCATTTGAAAGGAGGCTTATGAAGGATgaccttttccatttttcccccctcttcttcAGCATCTTTCACTGCCTCTACTTCCCACTTACAACTGATTATCTGAGGCAGTCTATCTATGTGTTCATTTAGAACAGCAGCACAACAAACTGTTTGACATGATGCCTCCACTGGGAGGTTGTCATAATGTTTAGCTAACCACTGACAGGATAGATTCCAGTTGTTTGACACAGAAGCATTGTTTTTGAAGGATGTTCTACTCTGTCATCTGCCATGTAGATTCCTTATTGGAAAAtctagaggttcctcaaaacatatAGAGAATCATTTATTAATAAAGCCTCCAAATTAACAGATGGTCTCATATTTTAGCTGTTGGAGCTCTCATCACATATATTCTGAGGATCTCATAATTAATTGCATATGGAGCATTTGGGAAGAAACTAAAGGTGGGGAGATGGTGGGGGAAGTTGATAaggggaaaacattttaaacaaaaacatcaaaatgaaaggtcatttcttttaaaaacatcagaagccctaatttttatttttatgaattatttgaaaacataatttatgtatttatttttaaataaaataaataaataaccatacagtgttatattagaatcaggtgtataatatagtgattcatcaattccatacaacactccatgct
This region of Felis catus isolate Fca126 chromosome X, F.catus_Fca126_mat1.0, whole genome shotgun sequence genomic DNA includes:
- the LOC101099784 gene encoding eukaryotic translation initiation factor 1-like gives rise to the protein MSAIQNLHSFDPFADASKGDDLLPAGTEDYIHIRVQQRNGRKTLTTVQGIADDYDKKKLVKAFKKKFACNGTVIEHPEYGEVIQLQGDQCKNICQFLVEIGLAKDDQLNVHGF